In Torulaspora globosa chromosome 1, complete sequence, a genomic segment contains:
- the MRP17 gene encoding mitochondrial 37S ribosomal protein bS6m (ancestral locus Anc_2.508) gives MLYELVGIVRVLSPSMPNKEAKDLVATIGKLVIQNRGVVRKILPIGNKLLPKVMKKDQEQHFQGYHFLMLFDSSAAVQSEILRTLKNDPRVIRSSIIKVQNDKQLDMASSVERSLGYNSILEKVNRNFM, from the coding sequence ATGTTATATGAGCTGGTAGGAATAGTACGTGTCCTAAGCCCTTCAATGCCAAACAAAGAGGCCAAGGATTTAGTCGCCACGATTGGAAAATTAGTGATTCAGAACAGAGGTGTGGTGAGAAAGATACTACCAATAGGAAATAAGTTATTGCCAAAAGTTAtgaaaaaagatcaagagcaGCATTTTCAAGGCTATcatttcttgatgcttttcgattcttcagcagccGTGCAGTCTGAAATTTTAAGgactttgaaaaatgatcCAAGGGTAATCAGATCGTCGATTATCAAAGTCCAAAATGACAAGCAACTGGATATGGCTTCTTCTGTGGAAAGATCTTTAGGTTATAATTCAATTTTGGAAAAGGTGAATAGAAATTTCATGTAG
- the MET14 gene encoding adenylyl-sulfate kinase (ancestral locus Anc_2.510) → MATNITWHPNLTYSERKALRNQEGCTIWLTGLSASGKSTIACALEQLLLQKGVAAYRLDGDNIRFGLNKDLGFSEKDRNENIRRISEVSKLFADSCTISITSFISPYRIDRDGARELHKESGLKFIEVFVDVPLEVAEQRDPKGLYKKAREGIIKDFTGISAPYEAPENPEIHLRSDLKSIEECSATIYEYLLKEGLIRQDL, encoded by the coding sequence ATGGCAACCAACATCACCTGGCACCCTAATCTAACTTACTCGGAGCGTAAGGCTTTGAGGAATCAAGAGGGTTGTACCATTTGGTTGACAGGTTTGAGCGCTTCTGGAAAAAGCACTATTGCATGCGCTCTTGAGCAATTGCTTTTGCAAAAAGGTGTTGCAGCATACAGGTTAGATGGCGACAACATCAGATTTGGCTTAAATAAGGATCTAGGATTTTCTGAGAAGGATAGAAACGAGAAtatcagaagaatcagCGAAGTATCTAAGCTGTTTGCTGATTCGTGTACCATCAGCATAACATCGTTCATATCTCCTTATAGGATCGACCGTGACGGAGCTCGTGAGCTACATAAAGAAAGCGGTTTGAAATTCATCGAAGTATTCGTGGATGTTCCTTTAGAAGTGGCTGAGCAAAGGGATCCCAAAGGCCTATATAAGAAGGCTAGAGAGGGTATCATTAAAGACTTCACCGGAATCTCAGCGCCTTATGAAGCACCTGAAAATCCCGAGATTCATCTCAGAAGCGACTTGAAGTCAATAGAGGAGTGCTCAGCCACTATTTACGAGTACTTGCTCAAGGAGGGATTGATTAGACAAGATTTATAG
- the PAP1 gene encoding polynucleotide adenylyltransferase PAP1 (ancestral locus Anc_2.512), translated as MNYQKVYGITGPVSTAGSTAAENKLNDELIQELKKEGSFETEQETENRVKVLKILQELAEEFVFKVSKNKNMSDGMAKDAGGKIFTFGSYRLGVHGPGSDIDTLVVVPKHVMREDFFTVFDGLLRARPELEEIAPVPDAFVPIIKIKFGGISIDLICARLDVAQIPRSLTLSDKNLLRNLDEKDLRALNGTRVTDEILELVPKPIVFRIALRAIKLWAQRRAIYANVFGFPGGVAWAMLVARICQLYPNACSAVILHRFFKILSEWKWPQPVVLKPIEDGPLQVRVWNPKIYAQDRSHRMPVITPAYPSMCATHNITDSTKRVILEELERGVQITNDIFTSKLKWTDLFTKHNFFYKYKFYLTIMAATKGTDEQHLKWSGMVESKVRLLVLKLEAMAGIKLAHPYTKPFEAAYYYTTDEERQKIVDSCGTYKTEDDLKQFRRVTDDSRNDPDFKDKPIVYITTMYIGLDVSVEDKKEKIDIHVPCNEFFNLCRNFDDQYQNSDTYSLVIKYVKQYDLASDVYEEGETRPVKKKSKRKKLEKASATSKRPKSVVSESKEADGGANSAEQRDSDRAQSSSAEVTKA; from the coding sequence ATGAATTACCAAAAGGTTTACGGGATCACTGGACCTGTATCAACGGCGGGATCTACGGCAGCAGAGAACAAGTTGAATGATGAATTAATAcaggagttgaagaaggaggGATCATTTGAGACTGAACAGGAGACCGAAAATAGAGTGAAAGTATTGAAAATTCTGCAAGAGCTGGCTGAGGAATTCGTTTTTAAAGTTTCCAAGAATAAAAATATGTCAGATGGTATGGCGAAGGACGCGGGCGGCAAAATATTCACTTTTGGTTCCTACAGATTAGGAGTTCATGGTCCAGGCAGTGATATTGATACTTTGGTTGTTGTTCCTAAGCATGTAATGAGGGAGGACTTTTTCACCGTGTTTGACGGACTGCTGAGGGCTCGCCCCGAGTTGGAGGAGATTGCTCCGGTGCCAGACGCATTTGTTCccatcatcaaaatcaaatTCGGCGGAATTTCGATTGATTTGATTTGCGCACGCTTGGACGTTGCGCAGATTCCACGTTCCTTGACATTGTCCGATAAAAACCTTCTAAGAAATCTTGACGAGAAAGATTTGAGGGCTCTGAATGGTACCAGAGTTACAGATGAAATTTTGGAGTTGGTTCCCAAGCCAATAGTGTTCAGGATTGCTTTGAGGGCAATTAAACTTTGGGCCCAGCGCAGGGCCATATACGCTAACGTTTTCGGGTTCCCTGGTGGTGTGGCGTGGGCAATGTTAGTAGCGAGAATATGCCAACTCTATCCCAATGCTTGTAGCGCAGTCATATTACATaggttcttcaagataCTTTCCGAGTGGAAATGGCCACAGCCTGTGGTCCTGAAGCCTATAGAAGACGGTCCCCTTCAAGTGCGCGTTTGGAATCCCAAAATTTACGCCCAAGATAGATCGCATAGAATGCCGGTCATCACGCCGGCTTATCCATCCATGTGTGCAACTCATAATATCACAGACTCCACCAAAAGAGTTATTTTAGAAGAACTCGAGAGGGGTGTTCAGATTACTAATGATATCTTCACTAGTAAGCTTAAGTGGACCGACCTATTCACCAAGCACAATTTCTTTTACAAGTACAAGTTTTATCTGACGATAATGGCCGCAACTAAAGGAACCGACGAGCAGCATTTGAAATGGAGCGGCATGGTTGAGAGTAAAGTAAGACTTCTAGTTTTGAAGTTAGAGGCGATGGCTGGCATTAAGCTCGCCCATCCTTATACTAAACCTTTCGAGGCTGCCTACTACTACACAACCGACGAGGAACGCCAGAAAATTGTGGATAGTTGCGGCACCTATAAAACAGAAGACGACCTAAAGCAGTTCAGGCGAGTCACGGATGATTCTAGAAATGATCCAGACTTTAAAGATAAACCAATAGTCTACATCACAACCATGTACATAGGCCTGGATGTTAGCGTTGAGGATaaaaaggagaagattgaTATACATGTGCCATGCAATGAGTTTTTTAATTTATGCCGCAATTTTGATGATCAATACCAGAATTCGGATACGTATTCGTTGGTGATAAAGTATGTTAAGCAGTATGATTTGGCAAGTGATGTGTATGAGGAAGGCGAGACAAGACCagtcaagaagaaaagtAAGCGGAAGAAACTCGAAAAAGCCTCTGCAACGTCTAAAAGACCAAAGTCAGTAGTCTCTGAGTCCAAGGAAGCCGATGGCGGGGCCAACTCTGCCGAGCAGAGGGACTCAGATCGGGCTCAGAGCTCATCGGCTGAGGTGACAAAGGCCTGA
- the VPS1 gene encoding dynamin-like GTPase VPS1 (ancestral locus Anc_2.511) yields MDEHLISTINKLQDALAPLGGGSQSPIDLPQITVVGSQSSGKSSVLENIVGRDFLPRGTGIVTRRPLVLQLVNRRVKKDSHNVDSAANELIDLHVSDDKANNKSQSEDNAEEWGEFLHLPGKKFYNFDEIRQEIVRETDKLTGPNSGISPIPINLRIYSPHILTLTLVDLPGLTKVPVGDQPPDIEKQIKDMLLKYISKPNSIILSVNAANTDLANSDGLKLAREVDPEGMRTIGVLTKVDLMDQGTDVIDILAGRVIPLRYGYIPVINRGQKDIERKKTIRDALKDERSFFENHPSYSSKAHYCGTPYLAKKLNSILLHHIRQTLPDIKAKIEATLKKYQNELFNLGPESMDSPSSVVLSMITDFSNEYAGILDGEAKELSSQELSGGARISFVFHEVFKNGIDALDPFDQIKDSDIRTIMYNSSGSAPSLFVGTEAFEVLVKQQIRRCEEPSLRLVSLVFDELVRMLKQIISQTKYARYPALREAISNQFIEFLKEAIVATNEFVVDIISSEQTYINTAHPDLLKGSQAMAMVEERLHPRQPALDPKTGKPIQGQPPSAKTAAAEEKSGFFGGFFSTKNKKKLAALESPPPVLKATGQMTERETLETEVIKLLISSYFSIVKRTVADIIPKALMLKLIVKSKKDIQKVLLEKLYGNQDINELTKENEITIQRRKECKKMVEILRHASDIVSSV; encoded by the coding sequence ATGGATGAGCATTTAATATCTACGATCAACAAACTTCAAGATGCCCTGGCACCTCTTGGTGGTGGCTCTCAGTCGCCTATTGACCTGCCTCAGATCACGGTCGTTGGATCGCAATCCTCCGGTAAATCTTCCGTTTTAGAAAATATTGTTGGTAGGGACTTTTTGCCACGAGGCACTGGTATTGTGACGAGAAGACCGTTGGTGCTGCAGCTGGTTAACAGAAGAGTCAAGAAGGACAGCCACAACGTGGATTCCGCAGCAAATGAGCTGATCGATTTGCATGTTAGTGATGATAAAGCAAATAATAAGAGCCAATCAGAAGATAATGCAGAGGAATGGGGCGAGTTTTTGCACCTGCCTGGCAAGAAGTTTTACAATTTTGATGAAATAAGACAGGAAATTGTTAGAGAAACGGATAAGCTAACCGGACCAAATTCTGGTATCTCCCCTATTCCAATTAACCTTAGAATTTATTCTCCACATATTCTCACGTTGACTTTGGTCGACTTACCAGGTCTCACTAAAGTCCCAGTTGGTGACCAACCGCCTGATATCGAGAAACAGATCAAAGATATGCTTTTGAAATATATTTCCAAGCCCAACTCGATAATATTATCTGTTAACGCTGCAAACACAGATTTAGCTAATAGTGATGGTTTAAAGCTTGCCAGAGAGGTTGATCCAGAGGGAATGAGGACAATTGGTGTTTTAACAAAAGTCGACCTGATGGATCAAGGTACGGATGTTATTGATATCCTTGCTGGAAGGGTCATTCCACTGAGATATGGGTATATTCCAGTCATAAACAGAGGACAAAAGGATattgaaagaaagaaaacgaTCAGGGATGCTCTTAAAGATGAAAGGagtttcttcgaaaaccACCCTTCTTACAGTTCAAAGGCTCATTATTGTGGTACTCCTTACTtagccaagaagcttaATTCCATTCTTCTACACCACATTAGACAAACCCTTCCTGATATAAAGGCTAAAATTGAGGCCACTCTGAAGAAGTATCAAAACGAGTTATTCAATCTCGGCCCAGAGAGTATGGATTCTCCCAGTTCTGTTGTGTTGAGTATGATCACTGATTTTTCTAACGAATACGCTGGAATTTTGGATGGTGAGGCTAAGGAGCTTTCAAGTCAAGAACTTTCCGGAGGTGCTAGAATTTCATTTGTTTTTCATGAAGTGTTTAAGAATGGTATCGATGCACTAGACCCCTTTGACCAGATCAAGGACTCCGACATCAGAACAATCATGTACAACAGTTCTGGTTCGGCACCTTCCCTGTTCGTTGGAACAGAAGCCTTCGAAGTGTTAGTCAAACAACAGATCAGACGGTGTGAAGAACCCTCCTTGCGCTTGGTAAGCCTTGtgttcgatgagctggtcCGAATGCTAAAGCAAATAATATCACAAACCAAATACGCCAGATACCCAGCATTGAGAGAAGCTATATCTAACCAATTCATtgaattcttgaaagaagctaTAGTGGCAACAAATGAATTCGTAGTTGATATTATCAGCTCGGAACAAACTTACATTAACACTGCACATCCTGACCTACTAAAGGGTTCGCAAGCTATGGCAATGGTAGAAGAGAGGTTACATCCTCGCCAACCCGCACTTGATCCCAAAACAGGTAAACCAATTCAAGGTCAGCCACCTTCGGCCAAGACTGCAGCTGCTGAGGAAAAATCAGGATTCTTTGGTGGATTCTTTTCCACTaaaaacaagaagaaattggcAGCGTTGGAGTCACCACCACCTGTTTTGAAAGCAACTGGGCAGATGACAGAAAGGGAAACTCTTGAGACTGAGGTCATCAAGCTTTTGATTAGCAGCTACTTCAGTATTGTGAAAAGAACTGTTGCGGATATCATTCCCAAGGCCTTAATGTTAAAGTTAATTGTTAAAAGTAAGAAGGACATCCAAAAAGTGTTACTTGAAAAGCTTTATGGAAACCAAGATATAAACGAGTTAACAAAGGAAAATGAGATCACCATACAAAGGAGAAAGGAATGTAAAAAGATGGTTGAAATCTTGAGACACGCCAGTGATATAGTATCTTCAGTCTGA
- the RPL14A gene encoding 60S ribosomal protein eL14 (ancestral locus Anc_2.505), with the protein MSTDSTIKASNWRLVEVGRVVLVKKGQAAGKLAAIVEIIDQKKVLIDGPESGVPRQAINLGQVVLTPLTFALPRGARTATVSKKWTAANLTEKWNATSWAKKIAQRERRSALSDFERFQVMVLRKQKRYTVKKALAKA; encoded by the exons ATGTCCACCGATTCTACTATCAAGGCTTCCAACTGGAGATTAGTCGAAGTAGGCCGTGTTGTCttggtcaagaagggcCAAGCTGCCGGTAAATTGGCTGCTATTGTTGAGATTATCGATCAGAAAAAA GTTTTGATTGATGGTCCAGAATCCGGTGTCCCACGCCAAGCCATCAACTTGGGCCAAGTCGTTTTGACTCCATTGACCTTTGCTTTGCCAAGAGGTGCCAGAACCGCCACCGtttccaagaaatggaCTGCTGCCAACTTGACTGAAAAATGGAATGCTACTTCCTGGGCTAAGAAGATCGCTCAGCGTGAAAGACGTTCCGCTTTGTCcgactttgaaagattcCAAGTCATGGTTTTGAGAAAGCAAAAGAGATACACTGTTAAGAAGGCTCTAGCCAAGGCTTAA
- the SFT1 gene encoding Sft1p (ancestral locus Anc_2.504), which produces MSGSRYTQIENRNDQKLESLAGKLATFRNINQEIGDEAAADSSVINQISNSFDSMVNNVRNSSSRLTRSMNAGNNVWRMVGLALLLFFIVYTLFKLF; this is translated from the exons ATGTCTGGCTCACGGTATACTCAGATTGAAAACAGG AATGATCAAAAGTTGGAGAGTCTTGCTGGGAAGCTGGCAACGTTTAGAAACATAAACCAGGAAATAGGTGATGAAGCCGCAGCGGACAGCTCCGTGATAAATCAGATATCCAACTCTTTTGATTCTATGGTTAACAACGTTCGTAATTCTTCCAGTAGGCtgacaagatcaatgaATGCTGGGAATAACGTGTGGAGAATGGTAGGGTTGGCATTGCTactgttcttcatcgtttATACTCTATTTAAACTATTTTAA
- the AUR1 gene encoding inositol phosphorylceramide synthase (ancestral locus Anc_2.507) — MNAVRNFFLSERPPYSHVADLETSFDPRVTLNKLQRYKPTVKDVFHYTFLGSIFLFVFITNPAPWLYKVLVYSFLGLLFMIPITSQFFFNALPILTWVALYFTSSYFPASHRPKITVKVLPAVETVLYGDNLSDILATSTNMFLDILAWIPYGLFHFGAPFVVAIILFLFGPPTVLRGYAFAFGYMNLIGVIIQNTFPAAPPWYKILYGLESAHYGMHGSPGGLARIDKLLGINLYTSGFTNSSVIFGAFPSLHSGCATMEALFFSYCFPKLKPIFIVYVCWLWWSTMYLTHHYFIDLVAGSVLSYTIFQYTKYTHLPVDTSLFCRWSYADVETYDVSKMNPLRADPNDVENVPLSNLELDFELNSMDEASRTSSIFDGPTSTSRSSATSNTSLAEFQHDYASASPRLNKSRFD, encoded by the coding sequence ATGAATGCGGTGCGAAACTTTTTCCTTTCAGAAAGGCCTCCCTACTCACATGTCGCAGACCTGGAGACAAGTTTCGATCCTAGGGTGACTTTAAACAAGCTGCAACGATACAAACCTACAGTGAAAGATGTTTTCCATTATACCTTTCTAGGATCGATATTTTTATTTGTTTTCATTACAAATCCAGCGCCTTGGCTCTATAAAGTACTGGTTTATTCCTTCCTGGGTTTGCTTTTCATGATTCCCATCACATCACAgtttttcttcaatgctttACCAATTTTGACGTGGGTGGCCCTTTACTTTACCTCTTCGTACTTTCCGGCTAGTCACAGGCCAAAGATTACAGTGAAGGTGCTGCCCGCTGTGGAAACTGTATTGTATGGTGATAACTTGAGTGATATCCTGGCGACTTCGACCAATATGTTCCTGGACATTTTAGCTTGGATACCTTATGGATTATTTCACTTCGGTGCTCCTTTCGTGGTGGCTATCATTCTATTTCTTTTTGGGCCTCCAACGGTGCTGAGAGGATATGCTTTCGCTTTCGGCTACATGAATTTGATTGGTGTCATAATTCAAAATACatttccagcagctcctCCTTGGTACAAAATATTGTATGGTTTGGAGTCTGCTCACTATGGTATGCACGGTTCTCCTGGTGGTTTAGCCAGAATAGACAAGCTACTGGGGATCAATCTGTATACCAGCGGCTTCACAAACTCTTCCGTTATCTTCGGAGCCTTCCCATCACTTCATTCTGGTTGTGCCACAATGGAggctcttttcttctcataTTGTTTTCCCAAATTAAAGCCAATTTTCATCGTTTATGTTTGCTGGCTGTGGTGGTCTACGATGTATTTGACTCATCATTATTTTATTGACCTCGTCGCCGGATCTGTTCTTTCGTATACCATCTTCCAGTATACCAAGTATACGCATCTCCCCGTCGACACCAGTCTATTTTGCAGATGGTCATATGCCGATGTTGAGACTTATGATGTTTCGAAAATGAATCCATTGCGTGCTGATCCAAATGATGTGGAAAACGTTCCTCTTTCGAATTTGGAACTCGATTTTGAGTTAAACTCTATGGATGAAGCAAGCCGCACTTCCTCAATCTTTGACGGCCCCACATCAACTTCCAGATCCTCGGCGACGTCTAATACGTCATTGGCTGAGTTTCAACACGACTATGCTAGCGCTTCTCCCAGGCTCAATAAGTCAAGATTTGACtga
- the CAP1 gene encoding Cap1p (ancestral locus Anc_2.503) produces the protein MSSTAFESIISQIISDSPSGEITEVWNDLIAIAGPSAKDAILDSIEQYNIQNTVPVDIDGKSVIISSYNKEGSKFYDPVDHKLFSVDHLNRKGLDIEPYNSTTLNTFQQTILDGLQNYASTNFPGQVTLAVYPVVEEPAKVAIIIVSTKYNPSNFWNGDWRSQYIYDSSSKELEGNIDVQAHYYEDGNVRFKSAKEVRVSNLDDVVKAIQEAEEDFERNLDTSFSELNEKQFKTLRRKLPITRSKVNWGKAIGSYRLGKDAAQGN, from the coding sequence ATGTCTAGTACAGCTTTCGAATCAATTATCTCTCAAATTATCTCTGATAGCCCCAGTGGTGAAATTACTGAAGTCTGGAATGATCTTATCGCAATCGCTGGACCATCTGCTAAAGATGCCATACTCGATTCCATTGAGCAGTATAATATTCAGAATACAGTGCCGGTGGATATTGATGGGAAATCAGTCATTATCTCAAGCTATAACAAAGAAGGTTCCAAATTCTATGACCCAGTTGATCATAAACTATTCTCGGTGGATCACCTGAATCGTAAAGGACTGGATATAGAACCCTACAATTCCACAACTCTCAACACTTTTCAACAAACAATCCTTGACGGCCTACAGAATTATGCATCTACGAACTTCCCAGGCCAAGTTACTCTAGCGGTCTACCCCGTTGTGGAGGAACCCGCTAAGGTGGCCATTATCATAGTTAGTACCAAATACAACCCATCTAACTTCTGGAATGGAGATTGGAGGTCGCAGTACATCTATGATTCAAGCTCTAAGGAGTTGGAGGGCAACATTGATGTCCAAGCGCATTATTATGAAGATGGCAATGTTCGCTTTAAGTCCGCTAAGGAAGTCAGGGTTTCAAACCTTGACGATGTTGTAAAGGCTAtacaagaagcagaggaggattttgaaagaaaccTGGACACTTCATTTTCAGAACTTAACGAGAAACAATTCAAGACCTTGAGGAGAAAACTCCCTATCACTAGATCCAAAGTGAACTGGGGTAAGGCGATTGGCAGTTACAGACTTGGCAAGGATGCCGCCCAAGGGAACTAG
- the DID4 gene encoding ESCRT-III subunit protein DID4 (ancestral locus Anc_2.509) translates to MNVFQWAFGKSITPQERLKRNQRALERTQRELDREKRKLETQEKKLVADIKGSAKNGQVAAAKVQAKDLVRTKNHIQKFDNMKTQLQAISLRIQAVRSSDQMTRSMREATLLLAGMNRSMNLPQLQRISMEFEKQNDLMDQRQEFMDESIDNVMGDELDEDEEAEEIVNKVLDEIGVDLNAQLHKAPQDVVVNSAVEPAQLAAERMDATGGNGPNSADDELQARLNSLKR, encoded by the exons ATGAATGTGTTCCAGTGGGCTTTCGGCAAAAGCATAACGCCCCAAGagaggttgaagaga AACCAAAGAGCTTTGGAGAGAACTCAGAGAGAACTTGATAGAGAGAAAAGGAAATTGGAAACgcaagagaaaaaattgGTTGCCGATATCAAAGGATCTGCTAAGAATGGGCAAGTGGCCGCCGCTAAGGTGCAGGCTAAGGATCTCGTTAGAACCAAGAATCacattcaaaaatttgacAATATGAAGACTCAACTTCAGGCTATATCGCTAAGGATCCAGGCTGTCAGAAGTAGTGATCAAATGACTAGATCGATGAGAGAAGCGACACTGCTACTTGCTGGTATGAACAGGTCAATGAATTTACCCCAATTACAACGTATATCAATGGAGTTCGAGAAGCAGAACGATCTGATGGACCAGAGGCAAGAGTTCATGGATGAGTCGATAGATAATGTCATGGGAGATGAGttggatgaggacgaagaggcCGAAGAGATTGTCAACAAGGTATTAGACGAAATTGGAGTTGATTTAAACGCCCAATTACATAAGGCACCCCAGGATGTCGTGGTCAATAGTGCTGTTGAACCTGCTCAACTCGCAGCTGAACGAATGGATGCTACGGGAGGGAATGGTCCGAACAGcgctgatgatgagctacAAGCACGATTAAACAGTCTTAAGAGATGA
- the BYE1 gene encoding Bye1p (ancestral locus Anc_2.506), whose translation MSIRVSSRSTKGQNKHLQAMMEQEPGSYYKSRRSGEQHDDGGLKAENGDGGNEDEGTVRCPVCGANDENYDAENDAYGDMVQCDGCNSWQHIRCMTNGEDNIDRLLNADGTYFCDQCNPSKYTHLLEHGDKEYQLDDGADHEKPYENPDDNIDDDDDDEDVVSGKRQRSRQHQRRSVSSSAGNVSTKRRKSSTVSDEAEGDTRLRHNAVKMFKDLFSKFIIPDTIEAKVYEQPSDVNDSEELADRMSKNLEKELYEACFDMESSRLNKFYPEKVRSLFSNLKDKKNLILKTHVINGHIPLSKLARMNAQELANPDLQAFKEKIESQSLDQLIIEQPDKPKWIKTHKGEELIEAQDEFQPEEDAFYSKHVISRHDESDANEVGTSKPKEIAFELPEQMEMTKESNKESQDGLIEVDLLYPDIDVEFSGLLKYLGASKELKNNPYMKAFGDAHLSVEGRLSRGKVLSYLHEMQATRAFLLYELIPRRQEDIENSSAANYQKLYEFLTSHEKIIGIKNKQRYEKNIYLIPSTIGDTCFAIESILEKNDSRGLLTHNIKKIFLLIVIKPELVF comes from the coding sequence ATGTCGATACGTGTCTCTTCAAGATCCACTAAAGGCCAAAACAAGCATTTGCAGGCGATGATGGAGCAGGAACCGGGTTCTTATTATAAGAGTCGGCGCAGTGGTGAGCAACATGATGACGGTGGGTTAAAAGCTGAGAATGGGGATGGTGGCAATGAGGATGAAGGCACCGTAAGATGTCCAGTGTGTGGAGCGAATGATGAGAATTATGATGCGGAAAATGATGCGTACGGAGACATGGTTCAGTGTGACGGTTGCAATTCCTGGCAGCACATCCGTTGCATGACAAATGGAGAGGATAACATTGATAGATTGTTGAACGCGGATGGAACATATTTCTGTGATCAGTGCAATCCTTCCAAATATACGCATCTTTTAGAGCACGGTGATAAGGAATACCAATTGGATGACGGAGCCGACCATGAGAAGCCTTACGAGAATCCTGATGACAACAttgacgatgacgatgacgatgaggacgTGGTCTCCGGGAAGCGGCAGCGCAGCCGCCAACATCAGCGCCGTAGCGTGTCGAGTAGCGCTGGAAACGTTTCCACTAAGAGGAGAAAATCATCTACCGTATCCGATGAAGCTGAGGGTGACACTAGGCTCAGGCACAATGCGGTGAAGATGTTTAAGGATCTTTTTAGTAAATTCATCATACCCGACACAATTGAGGCTAAAGTTTATGAGCAACCGAGTGACGTCAATGACAGCGAGGAGCTCGCTGATAGGATGTCCAAGAATTTAGAGAAAGAGTTGTATGAAGCTTGCTTTGATATGGAGTCCAGTCGCCTGAATAAATTTTACCCAGAGAAGGTCAGGAGCCTTTTCTCGAACCTgaaagacaagaagaatctgatATTGAAGACGCATGTTATAAATGGTCACATACCGTTATCAAAATTAGCTAGAATGAACGCACAAGAGTTGGCCAACCCTGATTTGCaagctttcaaagagaagatAGAGTCACAGTCGCTGGATCAATTGATAATTGAACAACCGGATAAACCGAAATGGATCAAGACTCACAAAGGCGAAGAACTTATCGAAGCACAAGATGAATTCCAACCGGAGGAGGATGCCTTTTACTCAAAGCATGTGATTTCGCGCCATGATGAGTCGGATGCCAACGAAGTTGGGACGTCCAAGCCGAAAGAGATAGCTTTCGAGCTGCCAGAGCAAATGGAAATGACAAAAGAAAGCAATAaagaatctcaagatgGCCTGATTGAGGTTGATCTTTTGTATCCAGACATCGACGTAGAGTTTTCTGGGTTGCTTAAGTACTTAGGGGCTTCAAAAGAGTTAAAGAATAATCCTTACATGAAAGCCTTTGGCGATGCGCACTTATCTGTTGAAGGTCGTCTATCAAGGGGTAAAGTCCTCAGCTATTTACACGAAATGCAGGCCACGAGAGCGTTTTTGCTTTATGAGCTGATTCCGAGGAGACAGGAAGACATAGAGAACTCATCAGCGGCTAATTATCAAAAGCTCTATGAGTTTCTAACAAGTCACGAGAAGATCATAGGAATCAAAAATAAACAGCGCTATGAGAAGAATATTTATTTGATACCTTCAACGATTGGGGACACTTGCTTTGCTATCGAATCTATTCTGGAGAAAAATGATTCAAGGGGATTACTAACTCacaacatcaagaaaatcTTTTTACTAATTGTGATCAAACCAGAGCTTGTCTTCTAG